Part of the Gemmatimonadota bacterium genome, ATTTGATTTGGAGAAACCCTAAATATTATGGCCAATCAAAAACCATTGAATTTTATATTTTTTCAACCAGACGAAATGCGAGCCGAAAGTTTGGGATGTTATGGCCATCCATTGATCAAAACCCCAAATTACGATCGCCTGGCGGCAGAAGGGGAAACTACACTGGAGGAGTACAGGTTATGGGACAAGCATTGACGGAGCGCGAGATCGAAGCCGTCGTTCGAGAGGTCACAGACGAAGAAGTGGCCTTCTACCAGGAGTATGGATGGGTCATGATGAAGCAACTCGTAGATCCGGAGTTCGTCTCGGAACTCCTAACTGTCGGTCAGGATTGGCTGGAACGCTACGGCGAAGACAAAGGCGGCAGACGGGCCGTTGGCCTGGTACTACAGGAAGAGGCTGAGCCGTTCCGTTCGTTCATGTTCAGCGAGCGCATGTCAAAAAATGCGATGCGACTCGTGAATAGGAAGCGGCTCAAGGGTGTAGATATCCCACTTCGCTATCGCGCTGATGTCTTCAGAGAAAAGCCCCCAGGGGCAGCCAGAACCCATTATCATCAGGACTCGGCTCAGCACGGCTCTGATCGCGTGGGCGAACTCCAGTTCTGGCTTGCGCTGGTGGAAGTGACACCGGAGATGAGCGCGATGCGATTCGTCAGTCGCTCGCATCGCGAAGGACCGCTTGGCTCGGTAGGCGGCGATGGCAAGGGCGACCTGCTCGAGCAATTTCCAAATCTGACGTCTGTACTGGAGCTTTCTCCGCCGTTCCATTACCAGCCGGGTGACTGCACAGTGCATCACGGGTACACAATCCATGGCGCTCCAGTCAACAGCACCGATAAGTCGCGCTGGTCATACCTCTTCTCATATTCGCCTTCCGACACCCGATACTGGAATGGCACAGCAGACAACTGGGGCAACGAGCGAAAGCATCTGAGTGACGCGGATAATCCAACGGTCTATTTTCCAATAGGAACTCTTTGAAAGGAGCAACAAAATCCAAATCCAGCCGCTGTCGATCAGAAGGTCGTCCGTTTCAATCAATCCACGACATTTTCTTTTAACTAAGATGTGACACACATAGGAGTGCCACATGCCCCCAACTCAGAAATTTGAAGAGCGCATCGTTCGCGTGGAAAAACCTTCCGCTCACTTCGCGCTGTTGAGAAACGAAAAGGGTGATTTTCTGGGCGTATCGGAAGGCGAAACAGCCGTCTTTGACCACGCCGACGACAAAGCGATCTGGAAAGAAGAAGGCGGCACCTATCGCCATGTGGTGTCGGACCTGACACTCGATGTGTCTGCCGCGAATGGCGAACATCTCGCTCTGAATGGGAAATCACTGGGCGAAGACGGCTCCGAATCGTCCGTGCCAGGGCGTTTTCAGCCGGGTCACGGCCCTGCCCATCTTCCGTCCGAATACCTCCAGCAAATCCGCGAGAACGGATGGGTCTGCCTTCCGAGCATCTTGTCTCCCCACGCGATCGAAGAACTGCAAAGGGTGAGTTGCACCGGCAAGTGGAACCATGAAGAATTAGACAGAAGCCTGCCGACTCTCACGCAGTCTGTGGAAGTATCGAGAGCCGCAACTGAGCCTGTATCCCTCTGGGTGATGCGGGAGTATATGCAGTGTCGGGAAATTCGGCTGGCGCACAGGCCCGGTTTCGCCGTCGTGGCCCCGGATGATGGTGAACGCCAGGTGGGGGGGTGGCATTCGGATTATCCCTACCTCTGGGGGATTGCCAGGAATTCCTCCGATGGTAATCGTATCGTACCGCACAATGCGCTGAATCTCGTGCTTGGCGTTCAGCGAAATTTGTGTGTGACCGAATTTAAGAGTGAAAACGGCGCGACCTGTTTCAAACTCGGATCGCATACGTTTGGGCAAGGCCCTCCTCCAGAATGGGGGAGTGGGAATGCGTTCAGGGAGGAGGGAGCTCGCGAGGCAAAGGGCCTCCCCTATACGGGCTCCGAAGCAGACGTCGTCGAGGCACCGGCGGGCAGCTACGTCATCTATGATGCCCGAACCTGGCATCGAGCAGGCGTGAACCGCACGGACAAAAAGCGGGCGGCGATGCTTCAGTCCGTCGTTCCTATGTACATCATGCCTTTTATGGAGACCTCTCGTCCTTACAAGGAGTTCCTTGCGAGCCCTCTGGCGAGTCAACTGACGGAGCGGGAGCATATCGAGTTGGAATCCCTTCTGGTAAGCCGAATTGATGGGCCTCAAGGGCGTTTGGCGATCACTATGGATGAGGAGCTTTCCAGATGAACGAATACAAGACGCATTTTGATACCCCGGAAGATGCCTACTTCGGCTTTTTTGAAGCCGACGCCTCCCAAAATGGAGATGCCTGGGCTGCCGTGATGAGCTATCCCCATGTCCGCGTTGACGCATCGGGGCGGACCGCCTACTACGATACGGCACGGGATTACGCGGATAATGCCGACTGGACCTCAAGGGTAGCGACGGGTTGGGTCCTGACGAGGGGGCGAGACCCCGTCCGGCTGCACGAATCTCCCAATAAGGTTCACCTGGTAGGCGGGTGGACGCGATACAATGCAGACGATAATCCCATCCTGTGGAATCGCGTCACTTATATTGTCACCAAACCCGCTGATTCGTGGGGGATCCAGGCGCGGTTTGCACTCGGTACTTATTACGACGGGCGTGACGACGAAACAGCTATCGTCCAGGCTACCGAAGCGGCAATTAGTCAGGTGCGACGCTATTGCGATGCACTGGACAAAAACGATGGCGATGCTTGCGCCAACCTCTGTCGTTTTCCGCTGATTGAGGTCGGCGTTGGTGCAGTAACGCGGATCGAAGATGGTGCCAAACTAGCGCAACAGGTCAACGAAAGAACCACATCGGTCAGCAATATAGAAGTCGAGGCAGCACAATCTGGTCCCAGGGGCGTCCTTGTGGCAGTGACTGCTGACGATACCTCTGGCAACAGCGAGCAATCCATCGTGGTGGTCAGCAGATCGGCTGACGCATGGCAGATCGCTGGCATTTCGAGAATGCTGTAAAGCCCTGACACAAGGAGGAATATCTTGAAGATTACATCGGTAAAAGCAGTTCCCGCATCATCTTCACCGCAAGGCCGCCCGCCACGCAACTATATGTTTGTGAAGATTGAAACCGATGAAGGCATCACAGGCTGGGGTGAGGCGACCGCCGGTCCGCTTAGCGTTGCGACCCAGATCGACGAGGTCGGTCAGGTGCTGGTGGGCGAAGACCCCTGGCAGATCGAGAAACACTGGCAGACACTCTATCATCACTTTTTTGTGCGGGGTGGTGTCGTGCAGATGTCAGCCATAAGCGGCATAGAAATCGCTCTGTGGGACATCAAAGGTCAGGCCGTGGGACTGCCCATATACGAAATGCTGGGCGGAAAGATGAGAGATCGGATCTGGTGCTATGGCAGGTGGGATGGGCCTACACCTGAAGGGGCTGCTGAAACTGCGATGAATAACGTATCAAATGGATTGACGGCGCTCAAGGGGGATCCGTTTGACCATTGCGGGCTGTTTATTCCGGCAGAAGCCGAACGCGTCGCCATAAAAAAACTGGAAGCTGTTCGCAAAGCAGTGGGCGACGACGTTGAGTTGCTCGTTGAGGTGCATGGACGGCTTGCCCCGGCAGACGCCATCCGAATCGGCAATGCGATGGCCGACTGTCGGCCCTTTGTGTACGAAGAACCCGTGCCGCCAACAAACCTCGACGCAATGCAACGGGTTGCCGAGGCCGTAAGCATCCCACTGGCGACTGGCGAGCGGCTTTACACCAAGTGGGAATTTACCGACTTGCTGAGCCGACAAATTGTGAAGATGATTCAACCCGACATTGTTCAGGGTGGCGGTATATTGGAGTTGAAGAAGATTGCGGCGATGGCAGAAGCTCATTATGTCGGTTTTCAACCACACAACCCCTACGGCCCACTGTGCACGATCGCGTCTTTGCATCTCGATGCCTGCACCCCAAATTTTATGATTCAGGAAGGCGGAATCAGCCCGTGGTTTCAAGACGCTTGCACAGGCGATTTTCCGGTTCAGAAGGATGGCTTTTTGCCGATCCCGACCGGCCCCGGGCTGGGCGTGGGCATGAACGAAGCGTGGCTCAAGGCAAATCCCTGGCGTGACGACGCAAACATTTGGCGGCCCCGTCCTGGTACGGTCGCATCATTGCAAGATACAAAGTGGGTCTAATCATCAGCACCGAGTATAGGAGAGACGTCCATGCCACAACCGGCTCAACAGCCCAATATCCTGTTTGTGTTTTCCGACCAGCAGCGTGCATCGGCAATGGGTTGCTACTACGGCGATGAAGATCTGGAGACACCGCACTTCGACGCATTCGCCAGGCAGGGAATGAAATTGGAAAGTGCCGTGTCAACGACCCCGCTTTGTTGCCCCTACAGGGCCATATTGATGACGGGATTACACGGCCATCGCATGGGGATAACGACCAACGGGTATCATCCGGATCTAAGTGAATATGCCCACATCGGCAAGGCTTTCAAAAACGCAGGGTACCACTGTGGTTATATCGGCAAATGGCATTTAGGAGATGTACAACTCGATTCGGGTCATCCGATGCGTCTGGGATTCGACGAAGAATGGTTTGTACCTCTGGTATCGAGTCACGCGAGTCCCAATCGAAACTATGCGGTGAACAGCACTGAGACTGTGGTTGGAGAAGGGTTCGACAAGCCGCAGATCGAGGCCAACAGGGCCATTGAGTTCATTCGAGGACAGGACGGTGGGGCTCCCTGGTGCCTGTTTCTTTCATGGTATCCCCCTCATCCCCCACTGGTATCTCCAGAGGTATATCTCGAAAAATATCGAGGACGGAACCTGAAGTTTCATCCCAATGTGAAGACCGTAGATGCAGAGGCGCTCAATCGTTTTCAGGACCATTATGCGCATTATTACGGTCTCGTAACGGGCCTGGATACTGAGTGGGAACGCTTGATGCAGGCCCTGCAAGACAGTGGCCAGGCGGAAAACACCATTGTGGTGTACACCTCGGATCACGGTGAAATGCTAAACAGCCAGGGCTGGCGAGGCAAACGATGGCCTCATCGCGAATCCACCCAGGTTCCTTTTCTGATTCGATGGCCAGGCACGATTGAAGCCAACGCCACACTGGACATGCCGTTTGGCACGCCAGACATTTTTCCCACGCTATGTGGACTCGCAGGGATCAATGTGCCATCGGGGTTGGACGGGGCCGATCTGTCCGGCGTCATCCTCGGCAGCGATTCCAATGGGCACCAGCAAGAGTACGCCTATATGGAGATGCATCACAGCTTCATTCCGTGGCCCGGCTGGCGCGGGATTCGCACAGCGAAGTACAATTACGCGCGAATGGAGGAAGGACCGTGGGTGTGTTTCGATCTTGAAAACGATCCCTACGAACAGAACAACCTGGTAGAAGAGAATGGCGCGGTCGTGTCGGAACTGGATGGGCTTCTTGTAGATGCGATGAAAAAAGCGGGCGATTCCTGGCGCGATGTCGGCAGGGAAGTAGGCGATTGGCAGGAGTGGCACGGCAATAAACAGATTGGGCAACTCGGATTGGATGCTGAATACCCGGGTTACGAGGCCATTCGAATCTGGGCAGAACGGAACAATCTTGTGTAGCGAGCGGCGACTATCGAGTATGAGCCCGGTCGTCTCTTCGTCATTTACTGGGGACATGAGCCTGGCGAGGTGAGTTGTATACAGGGGACCAATATTAGTCTATAAAAGGAGTTGAAATGAATCGCTCTGTTCTGGACTGGCCAGCAGGTGTTACCGTCTATCACCCCGACCGATGTTATAATGGGTACACGCTCGTTCATGGGCGAGGGCCCTGGGATCCCGTGCGTGGTATCTCGGCTGAACAGGTTGATCGATGGCACTTGATAGACATGAAGGGTCAGGTGGTTCACGCGTTCTACGGAAACCCGGCGACGCAGCGCGGCTCTCAGCTATTTGAACGCGTTGCAAACGGCCACTATATCAGCAATGGGGCCTCGATCACGGAACAGGACTGGGATGGAAATATTGTCTGGTCTCTGTCCTCAGACTTCCGCGAGGATGCGCGACCAACGGGTTTCCATCACGACATCCAGAAGACTTCTGAACACACCTATCTCGCTATGGTCGCGGATCGCATCGATGCCCCTCAGATATCGCGCGTCACACTCAAAGACGATCACATCATGGAAATAACTTCGGAGGGCGAGATCGTCTGGGAATGGTGGGGGCATCACCACCTGGAGGAATTCGGGTTCAGCGATCGTGCGAAGCAGATCATATTTGAAACGGGCGGGGGGCAACAGCCCGGACAGGATGGAGACTGGCTCCATCTGAATACGCTTCACACACTTCCCGACAATCCTTTATACGATCAGGGGGATACGAGATTCAAGCCGGGAAATATTCTCAGCTGTTCCAGAAATGGAAATCAGATATTCATCATCGAGAAAACGACTGGAAATATCGTCTGGAATTGGGGCTATTTGGATCAGATGGAAACCATGTGGTTAAACGGGACCGAAGGGCAGAATCAATATCTGGTAGGTCCACACGATCCCAAAATGCTGCACAACGGAAATATCCTGATCTACGACAATGGAGGCGGTACGGGTTATCCTCCGATTAATCGATTCTACACCCGGCTTGTAGAAATCAATCCCGTGAGTGGAGAAGTCGTATGGGAATATGCTGCGGGGCCTCAGGCCAGCAAATTCCTGAGCATTGTTACCGGCGGTGTACAGCGCCTCCCGAATGGGAATACGCTTAGTCTGGACACGGATAAGGGACGGATTTTCGAAGTGACCTGGGAAGGTGAAATCGTGTGGGAGTACATCAACCCGAGAGGCGGATTTTACAGAACCCAGCGCATTGCCTATCCAGATTGCCCTCTGGATCCTCCCGACCCGAAGCCAGCAGACCTCCCGGTTCCCGATCACCTCGGCCTGCCTGTATCAGACACCCTGGATTACTGCCCATCTCCTTAAAATTCGATGTCACCCTTCATCCCGACTACAGGATTATGCTCATGTCCGATTACACGTTTAAACTCGCCATGTTCACGACCGAACTGAGACTGCCCTATGACCGGGCATTTCCCAAAGCGAAAGAGATCGGCGCGGACCGCCTCTGGTACGCGCCTTCGGCAGGCGACCTTCCGTTCGAAGCCATGACCGACGCGGATATGGACCGCATCGGCGCGTGCGCCGAGCAGCATCAAACGGAGATCTTCCTGCTCTGCGGAGGCCGTAAGTTTAAAACTGTGCATCTCAGCGATCTGGATCTGGACCATATGGAAGAACATCCCGAATTCCAGGAAGCCCGAGAGGAATTGACCGCCGCCATGAAGATGGCCGCCCGACTCAAAATTCCGGCAGTAGCCACGTTTACATTTGCCTGGCCGGGTGAATATACCGCTGGTAAGCCGACCTGGCCCATGCGATGGATGACCCGCGGCGGCGTCATTTCCGATCTGGACATGGACAAACTGGTCCGGGCGTTTACGCTGCTGGTCGAAGATGCTGATCGCTACGATGTGGATCTGCCGCTGTGCATGATGCCGTGGAATTACACGAATACCACGGAACACATGCGGCAGGTGATCGAGGCGGTCGGTTCACCTCGCCTGAAAACGGTCTGGGGGCCAGCGGATACCATGAACTGCGGCGAATCGGACACCGCCACCCGCGGATTTCAGAATGTCCGTCCGTATCTTCATACGCTCCACATAAAAGATCTGCAAGTCATAGACGGTCTGAAATGCGAGTTTGAATACTGTCCCATCGGCGAAGGAGACGTGGATTTTCCGACGGTACTGCGGAACCTGCGCGATTATCAGATCGACGCGGTGATATCCATCGCCACCCACTTCAAGCCGGAAAGCGGATCGGCGGAAGAAGCGATGCGTATCAATTTTGCCAATATGAAGGCGTTGATCGGTGGGGTAGGGGACTGATTCTCGATCATTGCGGTACAGCGTCGCTGATGAACCCTTCGTTTCTCACCAGGACCTGGAGATCCAGGTTTGTCATGGGAAAATCCACCCGGGCGTTGCCCAACCGCTCCGATTCGTGAAGAGAAAGCACCATTTCCAGCGCAGCCCGTCCATCTTCTCCAGTGGATATTGTATCCCGATCGCGGTCGAGGCTTTCTGCAATCTCCTCTACTGACAACGGGATCACACATCGGCCCCTGTCCGTTGTATTCAGCTTGTGTTCCTCTGGTATTTCGGGGAATTTTTCCTCTTTATTTTTGACGAAGAGCTCAAACTGACGTGGCCGTGTATTGGCCACCGTTATCCGTCCCCTGGATCCCAACAATTCAAAGAGGTGTTGGGCGCTCCCTCCGGTGGATCCGTTCACAATGCATTGTACGCCATTTTCAAAATGAAAGTACCCGGCGCCACGGGGATCCAGCGCATCCGGATCCAATAGGTGACCGGTTGCCCACGCGACATCGCCTGCAAAGAAGCGCAGCATGTCGAAAAAGTGGGTTCCGTTGTTGGCAAGCCCGGCGCTGTACTGGAGTGTCATCGCTTGAAGGGAGCCGATGACCTCCTGATCGATTAGCTCCTTAATTTGGCGAAATTGCCAATCCCATCGGCGCGTGTGGTTAATGCTCAGCTTTACATTGTTTCTCCGGCAAGCATCAATCATTTCGTCTGCTTCTCGCAACGTAGTTGCCATCGCCTTCTCACAGAATATGGCT contains:
- a CDS encoding phytanoyl-CoA dioxygenase family protein, producing the protein MLWPSIDQNPKLRSPGGRRGNYTGGVQVMGQALTEREIEAVVREVTDEEVAFYQEYGWVMMKQLVDPEFVSELLTVGQDWLERYGEDKGGRRAVGLVLQEEAEPFRSFMFSERMSKNAMRLVNRKRLKGVDIPLRYRADVFREKPPGAARTHYHQDSAQHGSDRVGELQFWLALVEVTPEMSAMRFVSRSHREGPLGSVGGDGKGDLLEQFPNLTSVLELSPPFHYQPGDCTVHHGYTIHGAPVNSTDKSRWSYLFSYSPSDTRYWNGTADNWGNERKHLSDADNPTVYFPIGTL
- a CDS encoding sulfatase-like hydrolase/transferase produces the protein MPQPAQQPNILFVFSDQQRASAMGCYYGDEDLETPHFDAFARQGMKLESAVSTTPLCCPYRAILMTGLHGHRMGITTNGYHPDLSEYAHIGKAFKNAGYHCGYIGKWHLGDVQLDSGHPMRLGFDEEWFVPLVSSHASPNRNYAVNSTETVVGEGFDKPQIEANRAIEFIRGQDGGAPWCLFLSWYPPHPPLVSPEVYLEKYRGRNLKFHPNVKTVDAEALNRFQDHYAHYYGLVTGLDTEWERLMQALQDSGQAENTIVVYTSDHGEMLNSQGWRGKRWPHRESTQVPFLIRWPGTIEANATLDMPFGTPDIFPTLCGLAGINVPSGLDGADLSGVILGSDSNGHQQEYAYMEMHHSFIPWPGWRGIRTAKYNYARMEEGPWVCFDLENDPYEQNNLVEENGAVVSELDGLLVDAMKKAGDSWRDVGREVGDWQEWHGNKQIGQLGLDAEYPGYEAIRIWAERNNLV
- the dgoD gene encoding galactonate dehydratase, producing the protein MKITSVKAVPASSSPQGRPPRNYMFVKIETDEGITGWGEATAGPLSVATQIDEVGQVLVGEDPWQIEKHWQTLYHHFFVRGGVVQMSAISGIEIALWDIKGQAVGLPIYEMLGGKMRDRIWCYGRWDGPTPEGAAETAMNNVSNGLTALKGDPFDHCGLFIPAEAERVAIKKLEAVRKAVGDDVELLVEVHGRLAPADAIRIGNAMADCRPFVYEEPVPPTNLDAMQRVAEAVSIPLATGERLYTKWEFTDLLSRQIVKMIQPDIVQGGGILELKKIAAMAEAHYVGFQPHNPYGPLCTIASLHLDACTPNFMIQEGGISPWFQDACTGDFPVQKDGFLPIPTGPGLGVGMNEAWLKANPWRDDANIWRPRPGTVASLQDTKWV
- a CDS encoding Gfo/Idh/MocA family oxidoreductase, whose amino-acid sequence is MQVYNVGVIGCGRISSLLEQEAHRGTPNTHAGCYNHCDRTRIVAAADRDDERRQSFGGKWDVPGLYTDWREMLDTEKLDIVSVCTYPIPHRDIVVAAAQSGVKAIFCEKAMATTLREADEMIDACRRNNVKLSINHTRRWDWQFRQIKELIDQEVIGSLQAMTLQYSAGLANNGTHFFDMLRFFAGDVAWATGHLLDPDALDPRGAGYFHFENGVQCIVNGSTGGSAQHLFELLGSRGRITVANTRPRQFELFVKNKEEKFPEIPEEHKLNTTDRGRCVIPLSVEEIAESLDRDRDTISTGEDGRAALEMVLSLHESERLGNARVDFPMTNLDLQVLVRNEGFISDAVPQ
- a CDS encoding sugar phosphate isomerase/epimerase, whose translation is MPSGSSRPEASRPPGSRSPRPACIRHPGLLPISLKFDVTLHPDYRIMLMSDYTFKLAMFTTELRLPYDRAFPKAKEIGADRLWYAPSAGDLPFEAMTDADMDRIGACAEQHQTEIFLLCGGRKFKTVHLSDLDLDHMEEHPEFQEAREELTAAMKMAARLKIPAVATFTFAWPGEYTAGKPTWPMRWMTRGGVISDLDMDKLVRAFTLLVEDADRYDVDLPLCMMPWNYTNTTEHMRQVIEAVGSPRLKTVWGPADTMNCGESDTATRGFQNVRPYLHTLHIKDLQVIDGLKCEFEYCPIGEGDVDFPTVLRNLRDYQIDAVISIATHFKPESGSAEEAMRINFANMKALIGGVGD